From Solidesulfovibrio sp., the proteins below share one genomic window:
- a CDS encoding helix-turn-helix transcriptional regulator gives MLSHARNLLERLRVGQARLGGDDSLPGCLFGKTFVGDTLKFRYRQVKANLEISVRMSSKQTITSKVKPIMTEKNVTVAGMMTLTGLSNETVMRARDQRIESCSLRTLATIAGALGVKTKDLYEEG, from the coding sequence ATGCTCAGCCATGCTCGAAACCTCCTTGAAAGGTTGCGGGTTGGTCAAGCCCGGCTGGGAGGTGACGACTCCTTGCCGGGCTGCCTTTTTGGGAAAACGTTTGTTGGCGACACTCTAAAATTTCGGTATAGACAGGTCAAGGCAAATCTCGAAATATCGGTACGTATGAGCTCAAAGCAAACGATCACTAGCAAGGTCAAGCCAATAATGACCGAAAAGAATGTGACTGTCGCAGGCATGATGACTCTGACAGGGCTTTCGAACGAAACAGTCATGCGGGCGCGTGACCAGCGGATTGAAAGCTGTTCGCTTAGAACTCTCGCCACCATCGCCGGGGCACTTGGGGTCAAGACGAAGGACTTGTACGAGGAAGGCTAG
- a CDS encoding PilZ domain-containing protein produces the protein MRMLLVVRDGRARDRFIEELAALGADCDVAGTSEELLAATRHARYNGVLFDVPTLIRTRELDRRLLQSLAEIYPSVRLKHDPATDAIYALGTEAGPGSRDGLSVFVAACRDFLPRGLRRGERVDAHLPAVLWRAPPDGGAGGEKTCTLNISYLGCFVFTASCWSMSEPAWIVFPDVTAEAARVRVAWYEPWGARRAVPGVGLAFLDIPEALYGELKLLGCEPVDFEVARSAKGL, from the coding sequence GGGCCGACTGCGACGTGGCCGGGACCTCGGAAGAGCTGCTGGCCGCCACCCGCCACGCCCGGTACAACGGCGTGCTTTTCGACGTGCCGACGCTTATCCGCACCAGGGAACTGGACCGGCGGCTGCTGCAATCGTTGGCGGAAATCTACCCTTCGGTGCGCCTGAAGCACGATCCGGCCACGGATGCCATCTACGCCCTGGGGACCGAGGCCGGGCCGGGCAGCCGCGACGGGTTGTCGGTGTTCGTGGCCGCCTGCCGCGATTTTCTGCCTCGGGGGCTGCGTCGCGGGGAGCGGGTGGACGCGCACCTGCCGGCGGTCTTGTGGCGCGCGCCGCCGGACGGCGGCGCGGGCGGCGAGAAAACCTGCACGCTGAATATTTCCTATCTGGGCTGCTTTGTGTTCACGGCGTCGTGCTGGAGCATGAGCGAACCGGCCTGGATCGTGTTTCCGGATGTGACGGCCGAGGCGGCACGGGTGCGGGTGGCCTGGTACGAGCCGTGGGGGGCGCGTCGGGCGGTGCCCGGGGTTGGCCTGGCCTTTCTGGACATTCCGGAGGCATTGTACGGGGAACTCAAGCTCCTGGGCTGCGAGCCGGTGGATTTCGAGGTTGCCAGGTCGGCCAAAGGTCTTTAG
- a CDS encoding AlpA family phage regulatory protein, producing MHGNIPFPTSGFVRVKQIIGNRKAGEVGPIPISRSAWWAGVKDGRYPQPVKLGPRTTAWRAEDINALIERLGA from the coding sequence ATGCACGGCAACATCCCCTTTCCCACTTCAGGTTTCGTCCGGGTCAAGCAAATCATAGGCAACCGCAAGGCCGGTGAGGTCGGCCCCATCCCCATTTCCCGGTCGGCGTGGTGGGCAGGCGTCAAAGACGGCCGCTATCCCCAACCGGTGAAACTAGGACCCCGGACGACAGCATGGCGAGCCGAGGACATCAACGCCCTGATCGAAAGGTTGGGTGCGTAA
- a CDS encoding ERCC4 domain-containing protein, with protein sequence MKIVVDTREQRPFPFAKYEADVERAALPTADYSLPGFEDRVGIERKELGDLVGCLMGANRERFEKELRRLSAYDLKAVVIEASMRDVADGLYRSEMKPHAVLQSVLAFQVRYAVPFLWCGDRSGAEYTTFWLLAKYAREIEERMKALTKAQAKANAPPPSRVRLTAA encoded by the coding sequence ATGAAAATCGTGGTTGATACCAGGGAGCAACGCCCGTTTCCCTTCGCCAAGTATGAGGCCGACGTGGAGCGCGCCGCCCTGCCGACTGCCGACTATTCCTTGCCGGGCTTCGAGGATCGGGTGGGCATCGAGCGCAAGGAGCTTGGCGACCTTGTGGGCTGCCTCATGGGGGCCAATCGGGAACGCTTCGAAAAGGAGCTTCGCCGCCTGTCTGCCTATGACCTCAAGGCCGTGGTCATCGAAGCGTCCATGCGCGACGTGGCCGATGGGCTTTACCGTTCGGAGATGAAACCGCACGCCGTGCTTCAATCGGTCCTCGCCTTCCAGGTGCGCTACGCCGTTCCCTTCCTGTGGTGCGGCGACCGATCCGGCGCGGAGTACACGACCTTTTGGCTCTTGGCGAAGTACGCCCGCGAGATCGAGGAGCGCATGAAGGCCCTGACCAAAGCCCAGGCCAAGGCAAACGCCCCTCCCCCCTCCCGGGTGAGGTTGACGGCGGCGTGA
- a CDS encoding phage integrase central domain-containing protein, whose amino-acid sequence MPLTDAAVRNAKAMDKTLRLKDERGLYLEVSPKGGKWWRLRYWLASKENRLSLGVYPDVSLKEARERRDEARKLIAKGIDPSAARKEEKAEAAAEALTFEHVAREWYERFKPKWSPSHSLDVIQRLEKNVFPSLGPLSIRDITAPELLTAVRLIEGRGAVKSARRVLQMCGQVFRYAVATGQADRDIAADLRGSLPPAREKHHASITDPKGVAQLLRAIDGYQGSFVALCALRIAPLVFVRPGELRHAEWSEIDLDKAEWRIPAEKMKMREQHIVPLSRQAVAILRELHPLTGVGRYVFPSIRTSARPMSENTVLAALRRMGYTKDEMTGHGFRSMASTLLNEQGWNRDAIERQLAHGERNAVRAAYNFAEHLPERRRMMQAWSDYLDTLKAGAKVTPIHATAGD is encoded by the coding sequence ATGCCCCTTACCGATGCTGCCGTAAGAAACGCCAAGGCCATGGACAAGACCTTGCGGCTCAAGGATGAGCGCGGCTTGTATTTGGAGGTAAGCCCCAAAGGCGGAAAATGGTGGCGGCTGCGATACTGGCTTGCCAGCAAGGAAAACCGCCTCTCCCTTGGCGTCTATCCTGACGTGTCCCTCAAGGAGGCCAGGGAGCGCCGCGACGAAGCGCGAAAGCTCATCGCCAAGGGCATCGATCCGAGCGCGGCCAGGAAAGAAGAAAAAGCCGAAGCCGCCGCCGAGGCCCTTACATTCGAGCATGTGGCCCGGGAGTGGTACGAACGCTTTAAGCCCAAGTGGTCGCCCTCCCACTCCCTGGATGTGATCCAGCGGCTTGAAAAGAACGTCTTCCCTTCTCTTGGCCCCCTCTCCATCCGCGACATTACCGCCCCCGAACTGTTGACCGCCGTCCGGCTCATTGAAGGACGGGGCGCAGTCAAAAGCGCACGTCGCGTCTTGCAAATGTGCGGACAAGTCTTCCGCTATGCAGTCGCCACGGGACAGGCGGACCGGGACATTGCCGCCGACCTGCGGGGATCATTGCCGCCAGCTAGGGAGAAACACCACGCCAGCATCACCGACCCCAAAGGGGTGGCACAACTGCTGCGCGCGATAGACGGCTATCAGGGCTCTTTTGTGGCACTGTGCGCGTTGCGGATCGCCCCGCTTGTCTTTGTCCGCCCTGGCGAACTGCGTCATGCCGAGTGGTCGGAAATCGACCTCGACAAGGCCGAATGGCGCATCCCTGCCGAGAAAATGAAAATGCGGGAGCAACACATCGTGCCCCTTTCCCGGCAAGCAGTCGCCATCCTGCGGGAACTGCATCCCCTGACCGGAGTCGGGCGCTACGTGTTCCCATCAATCCGGACCTCGGCGCGCCCCATGTCCGAGAACACCGTTTTGGCCGCGCTGCGCCGCATGGGCTACACTAAAGACGAAATGACCGGTCATGGCTTCCGCTCTATGGCCTCTACCCTACTCAATGAGCAGGGGTGGAACCGGGATGCAATCGAGCGCCAGCTTGCCCATGGGGAGAGAAACGCAGTCCGTGCGGCCTATAATTTCGCTGAGCATCTTCCCGAGCGCCGCCGTATGATGCAGGCGTGGAGCGACTACTTGGACACGCTCAAGGCCGGGGCAAAGGTGACGCCGATCCATGCCACGGCAGGCGACTAG
- a CDS encoding DUF5677 domain-containing protein, whose protein sequence is MIDKEVMRNIAHNNTELLSTCSLISMIITRITELAKIDKTNTDHLLFYALFYRIVNSFSSAKLLISNGYIQDAGTIIRSLLETLFVLKACIDDNKYLETYKRTDATAVENVYKRYLQYTTRLEANGELDDSNADRYLRLYQQELEKYKEADRAKLNYCEAASKASLQDMYDLLYPHLSTINTHPSLRSLGGRLALDKDENVAELRLGPEQKNANWMLALLIQPMIVAIECIAKKFHLGLEKDIASIFEKFCEEREKLPVRKID, encoded by the coding sequence ATGATCGACAAAGAAGTAATGCGTAATATAGCGCATAATAATACTGAGTTGCTTAGTACATGCAGCCTTATATCGATGATTATTACGCGAATTACTGAGCTTGCAAAAATCGACAAAACAAACACAGACCACCTTCTCTTTTATGCACTATTTTATAGAATAGTTAATTCATTTTCGTCAGCCAAACTACTTATATCAAATGGCTATATCCAGGACGCAGGCACTATAATTAGAAGCTTGCTTGAGACTTTATTTGTACTGAAAGCCTGCATAGACGACAATAAATACCTTGAAACGTACAAACGTACTGACGCAACCGCTGTTGAAAATGTTTACAAAAGATATTTACAATACACAACGAGGCTTGAAGCAAATGGGGAGTTGGACGACTCGAATGCAGACAGGTATTTGCGCTTGTACCAACAGGAACTCGAAAAATATAAAGAAGCAGACCGGGCGAAATTAAATTATTGCGAAGCAGCGTCCAAGGCTAGCCTTCAGGATATGTATGACCTTCTCTATCCTCATTTGAGTACAATAAATACCCATCCATCACTTCGAAGTCTTGGAGGAAGACTTGCTCTTGATAAAGATGAAAATGTTGCCGAATTAAGACTTGGCCCTGAGCAAAAAAATGCAAACTGGATGCTAGCTTTGCTTATTCAGCCAATGATTGTAGCTATTGAGTGCATTGCAAAAAAATTTCATCTTGGCCTTGAAAAGGATATTGCGAGCATATTTGAAAAGTTTTGTGAGGAGAGAGAAAAACTTCCCGTCAGGAAAATAGACTAA